A portion of the Corticium candelabrum chromosome 5, ooCorCand1.1, whole genome shotgun sequence genome contains these proteins:
- the LOC134180533 gene encoding uncharacterized protein LOC134180533 — protein sequence MKALILAAGYGTRLEKDIDADESGKFFSLVGIPKPLLLVGGVALVSRWIRLLEAAGVTEIIVVTNDKYFDQFSKWSVDFENVKLLNNGTRSNEDRLGAIGDIHFAIQEQTINDDLVIVGGDTLFFEDFDLRDLIEKFEVRKREDSGSFGGVVLRYVCSDDETTRRGILEIDKSERVIDFLEKPLPRMTSSRNACPCFYLLSQHGHSLIGQFLDERRDRPLREKDAPGNLVLYVCQRLAMFAVEISGRFDVGCLSSYVECDRYFTSKENKI from the coding sequence ATGAAGGCTCTCATTCTAGCCGCTGGATACGGAACACGTCTGGAGAAGGATATAGACGCTGACGAGTCGGGAAAGTTTTTTTCACTTGTGGGGATCCCCAAACCTCTACTTTTGGTTGGTGGAGTTGCGCTTGTAAGTCGATGGATTAGACTTCTAGAGGCAGCTGGAGTCACCGAAATCATTGTGGTGACTAATGACAAGTACTTCGATCAGTTCTCGAAATGGTCGGTCGATTTTGAGAACGTGAAACTATTAAATAATGGAACGAGGAGCAATGAAGATCGTCTGGGTGCTATTGGTGATATACATTTTGCCATTCAGGAACAAACTATAAACGATGATCTTGTGAttgttgggggtgacactctGTTTTTTGAAGATTTTGACCTGAGAGACTTAATTGAGAAATTTGAGGTACGAAAACGGGAAGACAGTGGGAGTTTTGGTGGAGTTGTGTTGAGGTATGTGTGTAGTGATGATGAGACCACTAGACGCGGTATCTTGGAGATCGACAAATCAGAAAGAGTAATTGATTTCTTAGAGAAACCTTTGCCTCGGATGACGTCATCAAGGAATGCTTGTCCGTGCTTTTATCTATTATCGCAACACGGGCATTCTCTTATTGGTCAGTTTTTGGACGAGAGGCGGGACCGTCCTTTGAGAGAGAAAGATGCTCCTGGAAATTTGGTGTTGTACGTGTGTCAACGTTTGGCAATGTTTGCCGTTGAGATCTCTGGGAGATTTGATGTGGGGTGTCTGTCGAGTTACGTTGAGTGTGACAGATACTTTACAAGTAAAGAGAACAAAATATAA
- the LOC134180531 gene encoding serine/arginine-rich splicing factor 7-like: MARRYGNSDGTKVYVGDLGMYGDKYEIERKFERYGPLREVWVAKNPPGFAFVMYEDPRDAEDACRSLDGTRICGQIARVEISHGRSKPRRHGGYPPRDMVVSSRYRRRSRSRSGGRRRSRSRSRSRNGRSRSSSRGRRRRSRSGSYRRSPSRSPRRSSSWSPRRSSSRSPKKSRSRSPKKSRSRSPKKSRSRSPKKSRSRSPKKSRSRSPKKSRSRSPRSTSRSPNKRSRSRSPRSASQSPRKSRSKSPARDKSPSARGSKSPTPVKNRSASPQKSKSSSPRSPQKSRSNSPMEAEASKKSQSRSRSHSGSKSKSRSPVEN, from the exons ATGGCGCGCAGATACGGCAACTCCGACGGCACGAAGGTCTACGTCGGTGACTTGGGCATGTACGGCGACAAGTACGAAATTGAGCGCAAGTTCGAGCGCTACGGCCCTCTCCGCGAGGTTTGGGTGGCCAAGAACCCTCCTGGCTTCGCCTTCGTTATGTACGAAGACCCGCGAGACGCCGAGGATGCCTGCCGTTCACTCGATGGAACGAGAATCTGCGGGCAAATCGCACGTGTCGAAATCAGTCATGGCCGGTCGAAGCCCCGCCGCCACGGAGGGTACCCCCCACGGGACATGGTGGTGAGCAGTCGCTACCGGCGGCGCAGCCGCAGTCGGTCGGGTGGCAGGAGGCGCTCTCGTTCGCGCTCGAGAAGCAGGAACGGCCGGTCGAGATCGTCGAGTCGTGGACGTCGGCGCAG GAGTCGCAGCGGCAGCTACAGACGTAGTCCATCTCGTAGCCCAAGGAGGAGTTCTTCATGGAGTCCCAGGAGGAGTTCATCTCGAAGCCCTAAGAAGAGCAGATCTCGAAGCCCCAAGAAGAGTAGGTCTCGAAGCCCCAAGAAGAGTAGGTCTCGAAGCCCCAAGAAGAGTAGGTCTCGAAGTCCCAAGAAGAGCAGATCTCGAAGTCCCAAGAAAAGCAGGTCTCGCAGTCCAAGGAGTACCTCGCGAAGTCCTAACAAGAGGAGTAGATCTCGCAGTCCAAGGAGTGCCTCTCAAAGCCCAAGGAAGAGTAGGTCAAAGAGTCCTGCCAGAGACAAGTCACCCAGCGCTAGAGGAAGTAAGTCACCGACCCCAGTCAAGAACAGATCTGCGAGTCCACAGAAAAGCAAGTCATCAAGTCCTAGGTCACCACAAAAATCAAGGAGCAACTCTCCAATGGAAGCCGAAGCTTCTAAGAAATCTCAATCGAGATCAAGGTCTCATTCCGGATCGAAATCAAAGTCAAGGTCTCCGGTGGAGAACTAA
- the LOC134180534 gene encoding aprataxin-like: MAGRSVRGVKRERKSSMKGGGWSFALLRAMDDRKQVVESYDDVVIIRDAFPKARHHYLVITRRDIESLTDLTRDHVTLLESMLTRGEKLVEKIRREGSEMSRFQLGYHAVPSMRRLHMHVISQDFDSDRLKHAKHWNSFTSSFFLDASEVIRTLKEEGRVEIDRDYYERLLKEPLKCHVCRRSLANMPTLKRHIREHLSRKSDVG, from the coding sequence ATGGCTGGTAGGAGCGTTCGAGGAGTGAAAAGAGAGCGGAAATCGTCGATGAAAGGCGGAGGGTGGAGTTTCGCGCTACTGCGAGCGATGGACGATCGCAAACAGGTCGTAGAGAGTTATGACGACGTCGTCATCATCAGAGACGCCTTTCCGAAAGCGAGACATCACTACCTAGTGATCACCCGAAGAGACATCGAGTCGCTAACAGACCTAACTcgtgatcacgtgaccttgttGGAGTCAATGCTTACTCGAGGAGAGAAGCTGGTAGAGAAGATTAGGCGTGAAGGCAGCGAGATGTCTCGTTTTCAATTGGGATATCATGCTGTTCCCAGTATGAGGAGACTTCATATGCATGTGATCAGTCAGGATTTCGACTCGGATCGTTTAAAGCATGCGAAGCATTGGAATTCCTTCACGTCTTCGTTTTTTCTTGATGCATCGGAAGTTATTAGAACGTTAAAGGAGGAAGGGAGAGTCGAGATAGACAGAGATTATTACGAGCGTTTACTGAAGGAGCCGCTTAAGTGTCATGTCTGTAGGCGGTCGCTGGCAAACATGCCGACTCTGAAGAGACACATTCGTGAACATTTGAGTAGGAAGAGTGATGTTGGGTAG
- the LOC134180529 gene encoding bone morphogenetic protein 1-like, whose translation MIRCILTVHLFLAALTVASAEKLKDGHHRAKEEDRFADPCSAVRYEHDIAIDQQTLMSSVAPNRDEHGRDRRAATAFNSNLWPHGVVPYQFDSKSAYTFFHKAVILKAIRHWESRTCLTFIPKRSSDRNYVSFYKGSCGCCSYVGVGGGRQGISIGSNCFTVGIVVHEIGHAIGFWHEHTRPDRDKHIDILWENIKPEETHNFDKQSAYKIDSHGEPYDYASIMHYSSTTFSKNQRLKTIQPRKLSVLIGQRNQLSSGDIKQTNKLYKCPACGSILIQRSGSFSPPKNSTSNTCIWRIRAEKGYYISLQIKTSELGKIVDDRCQLPYVEVKNYVTSRETNRYCAQAETHIVESSDSQLYVSYTRDANNPDKTFTASYTTSCSKNFTSAVGILQSPLFPNSYPASGQCQWVITGQSKINVSFAAFGMESHGNCGYDYLELRDGPDISSTLLKRLCGSSHPAPLSTTGNQLFIRFKSDRSVQKLGFSMRWESDADECAKDNGGCDHNCINFVGSYKCTCRLGYRLASEGQRCLRDCGGVLTGLSGVITSPNYPRYYVDNKLCEWQIRLPNNANVILSVTEFDVETGGSQCVYDRVEIYNGSAPLPIGKYCNGHEMPKNTNLGNIVRIVFRTDRSTVRRGFKFTYRSKGVDKCKNKNGGCQMNCINKLEGHVCNCSSGYRLNLDGRTCTVTDPCLVNNGGCQIICRTKAGGHECGCPSGYKLNSDGRTCTVTNPCVVSNGGCQMICRHSPPLSHACSCLEGYKLKSDGRSCSDIDECAQGEHSCDYSCINTAGSFHCGCPSGYQTLSPNGTSCFDIDECASSQLNTCSQKCTNNKGGFECSCYPGHKMNKKRICKRINYCKSSRCEHRCRNLETSYRCECYDGYNLTSDGEHCRDYNECAAPDTGGCSHICINYEGGYNCTCPSSGYVLRKDRKSCYRCYGRMSSTANMLGLPSHSVVTEKGAECLWYLRVDPGQRIKITFTRVPTDDCNTTQFRVVNPNHQICRSRGSPSVVVSKRNEVKILFQSEQAYQQLTGYFLAHYSSICGGSLEVTLLTKKMYSHNGEGKRNYPPGSNCTWTLRAADEKYVIHVESDDFQLEESDNCKSDYVLIDNNRYCGHQSFISYKSASPVVVIKFVSDADKEDGGFRIKYYAKEETNVVGTSDSN comes from the exons ATGATTCGCTGCATTCTCACCGTCCATCTGTTTTTGGCAGCCCTGACAGTGGCCTCTGCAGAGAAACTTAAAGACGGTCATCACAGAGCGAAAGAAGAAGACCGTTTTGCAGATCCTTGCTCTGCTG TACGATACGAGCATGACATCGCAATTGATCAGCAAACTCTAATGTCGTCGGTTGCGCCCAATCGCGACGAGCACGGCAGAGACAGACGAGCCGCCACTGCCTTTAACAGCAATCTCTGGCCTCACGGTGTTGTTCCATACCAGTTTGATAGCAAGTCAGCATACACAT TTTTTCATAAGGCAGTCATATTAAAAGCTATCAGACACTGGGAGTCTCGTACTTGCCTCACTTTCATTCCCAAGCGGTCAAGTGATAGAAATTatgtttctttctacaaaGGCAGTTGTgg ATGTTGCTCGTATGTCGGAGTTGGAGGAGGAAGACAAGGCATTTCAATTGGATCAAA CTGTTTCACAGTGGGAATTGTAGTTCATGAAATTGGTCATGCAATAGGATTTTGGCATGAGCACACACGACCAG ATCgtgacaaacatatagacatacTGTGGGAAAATATCAAGCCTGAAGAGACGCATAACTTTGACAAGCAGTCTGCATACAAAATCGACTCTCACGGTGAACCATATGACTACGCAAGCATCATGCACTACAGCAGCACCACCTTCAGCAAGAACCAACGATTAAAGACAATTCAACCTCGAAAGCTAAGTGTCCTGATTGGTCAAAGAAATCAACTGAGTAGTGGagatatcaaacaaacaaataaattgtATAAATGTCCAg cATGTGGCAGCATATTGATTCAAAGGTCAGGAAGTTTCTCTCCTCCAAAGAACAGCACCTCAAACACATGCATTTGGCGTATCCGTGCCGAGAAGGGCTACTACATTTCATTACAAATCAAGACATCTGAGTTGGGAAAGATTGTTGATGATCGTTGTCAGTTACCTTATGTCGAGGTAAAAAATTACGTTACATCAAGAGAAACAAATCGTTATTGTGCACAAGCTGAAACCCACATTGTGGAATCATCTGATTCCCAACTGTATGTGTCATACACTCGAGATGCCAATAATCCAGACAAAACATTCACTGCATCCTACACAA CATCATGCAGCAAAAATTTTACAAGTGCCGTTGGTATTCTACAATCACCATTGTTCCCGAACAGTTATCCTGCAAGTGGGCAGTGTCAATGGGTAATTACTGGACAGAGTAAAATCAATGTCTCATTTGCTGCATTTGGGATGGAATCTCATGGTAACTGTGGTTACGACTATCTTGAGCTAAGAGACGGTCCAGACATTAGCTCTACGTTGTTAAAAAGATTGTGTGGTAGCTCACATCCTGCACCGTTAAGTACGACTGGTAACCAGCTTTTTATTCGCTTCAAGTCTGATAGATCTGTGCAGAAATTAGGATTTAGTATGCGATGGGAATCAG ATGCAGATGAATGTGCTAAAGACAATGGTGGATGTGACCATAATTGCATTAATTTTGTTGGAAGCTACAAGTGCACATGCAGACTTGGCTATCGCTTGGCAAGCGAGGGACAGCGCTGTCTAC gtGACTGTGGTGGTGTCCTAACAGGATTGTCTGGAGTTATTACATCACCCAATTACCCAAGATATTATGTTGACAACAAACTGTGTGAATGGCAAATTCGTCTACCAAATAATGCAAACGTTATCCTATCGGTCACAGAGTTTGATGTGGAAACAGGAGGTTCCCAATGTGTCTATGACAGGGTAGAAATATATAATGGATCAGCACCACTTCCTATTGGCAAATATTGTAATGGACACGAGATGCCAAAAAACACCAATTTAGGAAATATAGTACGAATAGTTTTcaggacagacagatcaactgTTCGTAGAGGATTCAAGTTTACATATCGTTCAAAGG GCGTCGACAAGTGCAAGAATAAGAATGGTGGCTGCCAAATGAATTGTATAAATAAACTAGAGGGTCATGTGTGCAACTGTTCCTCAGGCTACAGACTAAATCTGGATGGTCGGACATGTACCG TTACAGATCCTTGTCTTGTCAACAATGGCGGCTGTCAAATAATATGCCGAACTAAAGCTGGAGGGCATGAATGTGGATGTCCATCTGGATATAAATTGAATTCAGATGGACGAACATGCACAG TTACGAACCCGTGTGTTGTCAGCAATGGAGGATGCCAAATGATATGTAGACACTCGCCACCTCTTAGCCATGCTTGTAGCTGTCTAGAGGGGTATAAACTCAAGTCAGATGGACGTTCATGTTCAG ATATAGACGAGTGTGCTCAAGGAGAACACAGTTGTGATTATAGCTGTATCAACACGGCCGGTAGCTTTCATTGTGGTTGCCCATCTGGTTATCAGACGCTGTCTCCTAATGGTACATCCTGCTTTG ATATTGACGAATGTGCATCCTCACAGCTCAACACTTGCTCTCAGAAATGCACTAACAATAAAGGGGGATTTGAATGCTCTTGTTATCCTGGCCACAAGATGAACAAGAAAAGAATCTGCAAAC GTATCaactactgtaaatccagtCGTTGTGAGCATCGATGCCGAAATCTGGAAACGTCATATCGATGTGAGTGCTATGATGGATACAACCTGACATCAGATGGAGAGCATTGCAGGG ATTATAACGAGTGTGCAGCTCCTGATACGGGAGGCTGTTCACATATCTGTATCAACTATGAGGGTGGCTACAACTGCACCTGTCCATCATCTGGTTATGTTTTACGGAAGGATCGAAAATCATGCTACC GCTGTTATGGACGAATGTCTAGCACTGCAAACATGCTTGGGTTGCCTTCACACTCTGTTGTTACTGAAAAAGGTGCCGAGTGCTTGTGGTATTTGAGAGTGGATCCTGGTCAGAGGATCAAAATCACTTTTACTCGTGTGCCAACTGATGACTGCAATACAACTCAGTTTCGAGTTGTGAACCCTAACCATCAGATCTGCAGGTCTAGAGGCTCACCAAGTGTAGTAGTGTCAAAAAGAAATGAAGTCAAAATCTTGTTTCAATCAGAGCAAGCTTATCAGCAGCTTACAGGCTATTTTCTAGCACATTACAGCTCCA TCTGTGGGGGATCTTTGGAAGTCACATTGCTaacaaagaaaatgtattCACATAATGGCGAAGGAAAGCGGAATTATCCTCCTGGAAGCAATTGCACTTGGACACTAAGAGCAGCTGATGAGAAATACGTAATCCATGTTGAATCAGATGATTTTCAGCTGGAGGAAAGTGACAACTGTAAGAGTGATTATGTTTTGATCGATAACAATCGCTATTGTGGACATCAATCATTTATATCATACAAATCAGCTTCACCAGTGGTGGTGATCAAGTTCGTTAGTGATGCCGACAAAGAGGATGGGGGCTTTCGAATCAAATATTATGCTAAAGAAGAGACCAATGTTGTTGGGACATCAGACAGCAACTGA
- the LOC134180535 gene encoding serine/arginine-rich splicing factor 3-like: MGSKGYEQEGTKVYIGNLERSGDEEEIEREFRTFGPLRQVWVARNPPGFAFVIFQDPRDAEDAVKELDGKILCGHRVRVEVSHGRSRWGSGRGRGGGRYGGQRRSPPTERYGRDRDDGQRGRMPYDDRYGERDRRPPPRDFYEETYGGGHRRERGRDTRDEYREPYRRRSRSRSPGVHVVRSGGQMGRKF, encoded by the exons ATGGGCTCGAAAGGCTACGAACAGGAAGGCACCAAGGTCTACATCGGCAATCTCGAGCGCTCCGGCGACGAGGAGGAGATTGAGCGCGAATTTCGTACATTCGGGCCGCTCCGTCAGGTCTGGGTGGCACGCAATCCGCCCGGCTTCGCCTTCGTCATCTTCCAAGACCCGCGTGACGCCGAGGATGCGGTAAAGGAGTTGGACGGCAAGATTCTGTGCGGTCATCGCGTTCGAGTCGAGGTCTCACACGGACGCTCGCGTTGGGGCTCTGGACGAGGCCGCGGCGGCGGTCGGTACGGCGGGCAGCGAAGGTCGCCGCCGACCGAGCGGTATGGCAGGGATAGGGACGACGGACAGCGAGGTCGTATGCCGTATGATGATCGGTACGGTGAGCGCGACCGACGGCCACCGCCGAGGGATTTTTATGAGGAGACCTACGGAGGCGGGCACCGCCGCGAGAGAGGTCGGGACACGCGAGACGAGTACAG GGAGCCATATCGTCGTCGTTCTAGATCACGGAGCCCCGGTGTTCATGTTGTTCGAAG TGGCGGTCAAATGGGACGAAAGTTTTGA